One Tubulanus polymorphus chromosome 5, tnTubPoly1.2, whole genome shotgun sequence DNA segment encodes these proteins:
- the LOC141905691 gene encoding N(4)-(Beta-N-acetylglucosaminyl)-L-asparaginase-like, with amino-acid sequence MAAPNDFRILILLVIFSTSLSSETSHRLPLVINTWAFTNSTQAAWNNVISSSGNYLDAVEIGCSVCEILQCDGSVGFGGSPDERGETTLDAVIMDGETHDVGGVGDLRRIKQAISVARSVMKHTKHTLLVGESATQFSISLGFKETDLRTAESISLWKKWKSSNCQPNFWHNVRPDPLKSCGPYSPSTAQFEQSLRYNKHTDERHHDTIGMIVIDDKQRIAGGTSTNGAIHKIPGRVGDSPIAGAGVYVDSDAGGAAATGDGDLMMRFLPSFRAVEYLKQGYTPSEAGRMAILPIIKKYPSFSGALIVTDINGNFGAACHGFDGHFPFSVRNPENKAVKVFQVQCS; translated from the exons ATGGCGGCGCCCAATGATTTtcgaattttgattttattggtCATATTCTCGACTTCACTGAGTTCTGAAACTTCCCACAGATTACCTCTAGTGATAAATACGTGGGCATTTACTAACTCGACTCAAGCCG CTTGGAATAACGTGATATCATCGTCTGGTAATTACCTGGATGCGGTAGAGATCGGTTGTTCGGTATGTGAGATTTTACAGTGCGATGGATCAGTAGGGTTCGGTGGTAGTCCCGACGAACGCGGAGAAACAACGCTAGATGCTGTAATCATGGATGG TGAAACTCATGATGTCGGAGGAGTTGGAGATCTGAGAAGAATAAAACAAGCAATATCCGTAGCTCGTTCCGTGATGAAACACACTAAACATACTTTACTTGTTGGCGAATCAG CGACACAATTCTCAATCTCATTAGGCTTTAAAGAAACTGATTTACGCACTGCTGAATCTATTTCCTTATGGAAAAAATGGAAGTCTTCAAATTGCCAACCGAATTTCTGGCAT AATGTGAGGCCGGATCCTTTGAAGTCATGTGGTCCGTACTCTCCTAGTACAGCACAATTCGAACAATCACTTCGTTATAATAAACACACCGATGAACGTCACCACGATACAATAGGAATGATTGTTATAGATGATAAACAGAGAATAGCAGGCGGTACTTCAACTAACGGTGCTATTCATAAAATACCCGG TCGTGTTGGTGATTCACCGATTGCTGGTGCAGGGGTGTATGTGGATTCTGATGCTGGAGGAGCTGCAGCTACTGGTGATGGAGATCTCATGATGCGTTTTCTTCCCAG TTTCAGGGCTGTTGAATATCTAAAGCAAGGATACACTCCAAGTGAAGCTGGGCGAATGGCAATTCTTCCTATTATTAAAAAGTATCCATCATTTAGTGGTGCTTTAATTGTTACTGATATAAATGGAAACTTCG gtgcTGCCTGTCATGGTTTTGATGGTCATTTTCCATTCTCTGTAAGAAATCCTGAAAACAAAGCTGTCAAAGTTTTTCAAGTGCAATGTTCTTGA
- the LOC141904897 gene encoding small integral membrane protein 20-like, which translates to MSNQQQKLIYLRGWRYTALVGGLIGLIGTAMYFTAVDPYINPNKWRSVQKITRRDIDQDEIQPGGMRVWSDPFRKRE; encoded by the exons ATGTCGAATCAACAGCAGAAACTGATATATCTGAGGGGCTGGAGATATACAGCACTTGTCGGAGGATTGATTGGGTTAATAGGAACTGCTATGTATTTCACAGCTGTTGATCCGTACATCAACCCCAATAAATGGC GATCAGTACAGAAAATTACTAGAAGAGATATCGATCAAGATGAAATACAGCCTGGAG GAATGAGAGTCTGGAGTGATCCATTTCGAAAGAGAGAATGA
- the LOC141904896 gene encoding magnesium transporter NIPA2-like codes for MEFDNPDAQRHFYIGLFLAVLSTIFIGSSFILKKKGLLRLAKHGSRAGAGGHGYLKEWMWWAGLLLMGAGEGFNFAAFAFAPATLVTTLGALSVLVSAILSSYFLNERLNLLGKVGCAVCILGSTVVVIHAPKEPEINSMYELAEKMKDIAFIVYAIAIVFGNVLLIFWLAPKFGQTNPLIYLTISGSIGSLSVMACKGLGVAIMQTVHGNQQFTNWLTWLILLQVVFCITVQMNYLNKALDIFNTSVVTPILYVIFNVFVMLASAILFKEWGRLSILDIVGNLSGFFTIIAGIFLLQAFKDMNITWRNLPTVRKDAAMTVGGAPEQREFRDYFNDDDDDDSSLQVSDTVLLHDSQSRESVFRTYSNH; via the exons ATGGAATTTGACAATCCTGATGCCCAAAGACATTTCTACATCGGTCTCTTCTTAGCAGTTTTATCAACGATATTCATAGGATCCAGTTTTATATTGAAGAAGAAAGGTTTACTTCGTTTAGCCAAACATGGATCAAGAGCAG gtGCTGGGGGCCATGGATACTTGAAAGAATGGATGTGGTGGGCTGGCCTATTACTGA TGGGAGCCGGTGAAGGGTTTAATTTCGCCGCATTCGCGTTCGCTCCGGCGACTTTAGTCACAACTCTCGGAGCTCTCAGCGTTCTCGTCAG cgCCATTTTATCGTCGTATTTTCTCAACGAACGATTGAATTTATTGGGTAAAGTCGGTTGCGCTGTTTGTATACTGGGATCAACTGTCGTCGTCATACATGCTCCTAAAGAACCCGAAATCAACAGCATGTATGAGTTAGccgaaaaaatgaaagatatCG CATTTATAGTTTACGCGATCGCGATCGTATTTGGAAACGTCCTGCTGATTTTTTGGCTCGCGCCCAAATTCGGGCAGACGAATCCTCTGATCTATCTGACGATATCGGGTTCGATCGGATCTCTATCGGTGATGGCGTGTAAGGGATTAGGAGTCGCCATAATGCAAACAGTACATGGCAATCAGCAGTTTACAAACTGGTTAACCTGGCTCATTCTACTGCAGGTCGTATTCTGTATAACGGTTCAGATGAACTATCTCAACAAAGCTCTCGATATTTTCAACACTTCGGTCGTAACTCCGATTTTATACGTTATATTCAACGTATTCGTAATGCTAGCGTCGGCCATTTTGTTTAAAGAATGGGGACGCCTCAGCATTTTAGATATCGTCGGTAATTTGAGTGGTTTTTTCACGATCATCGCCGGGATATTTCTGCTACAAGCGTTTAAAGATATGAATATAACGTGGAGGAATCTACCGACAGTTCGTAAAGATGCTGCCATGACTGTAGGGGGCGCTCCAGAGCAGCGAGAGTTCCGcgattatttcaatgatgatgatgatgatgattctaGTCTTCAAGTCTCAGATACAGTATTACTGCACGATAGTCAATCACGAGAATCAGTATTTCGCACGTattcaaatcattga